From the Flavobacterium lindanitolerans genome, one window contains:
- the cdd gene encoding cytidine deaminase → MKQINITTTFSVFDNKEELPEDVKNLMEQAIEIRKKAYAPYSRFRVGAAIFLDNGKIVLGSNQESAAYPSGLCAERVAIFQAGAIYPDARILRIAISATSDERPVTSPIPPCGACRQSISEYEFKQDYPIEIYFMGETGVVYKSDSLKNLLPFMFDKNFL, encoded by the coding sequence ATGAAACAAATCAACATTACGACCACATTCTCAGTATTCGACAACAAGGAAGAATTGCCTGAAGATGTAAAAAATCTGATGGAACAGGCCATTGAGATACGTAAGAAAGCCTACGCTCCTTATTCCAGATTCAGAGTTGGGGCAGCCATCTTTTTAGACAACGGAAAAATTGTTTTGGGTTCTAATCAGGAAAGCGCTGCATATCCGTCTGGGCTTTGCGCAGAAAGAGTTGCTATTTTCCAGGCAGGGGCTATATATCCTGACGCCAGGATTTTGAGAATTGCAATTTCAGCCACATCAGACGAAAGACCGGTTACCTCTCCTATCCCACCATGCGGTGCTTGCAGGCAATCCATATCAGAGTATGAATTCAAACAGGATTACCCGATAGAAATTTATTTTATGGGCGAAACAGGAGTAGTTTACAAGTCGGATTCGCTCAAAAATCTGCTCCCATTTATGTTTGATAAAAACTTCTTATAA